The following is a genomic window from Serratia ficaria.
CGCACCGCACCGCGCTGATCATGCCCATCTGCAACGAAGACGTCGAGCGGGTGTTCGCCGGCCTGCGCGCGACCTATGAGTCCGTCGCCGCCACCGGTCAGCTGGAACACTTCGATATCTACGTGCTGAGCGACAGCTACGATCCGGATATCTGCGTGGCGGAGCAAAAGGCCTGGATGGAGCTGTGCCGCGACGTTGACGGCCACGGCCGCATCTTCTATCGCCGCCGCCGCCGCCGCGTGAAACGCAAAAGCGGCAACATCGACGACTTCTGCCGTCGTTGGGGCGGAGAGTACAGCTACATGGTGATCCTGGACGCCGACAGCGTGATGAGCGGCGAGTGCCTCACCGGGCTGGTGCGCCTGATGGAAGCCAACCCGAACGCCGGGATTATCCAGTCCGCGCCGAAGGCGTCCGGCATGGATACCCTGTACGCTCGCGTGCAGCAGTTCGCCACCCGGGTCTATGGGCCGCTGTTCACCGCCGGCCTGCATTTCTGGCAGTTGGGCGAATCGCACTACTGGGGCCACAACGCGATCATCCGCGTGAAGCCGTTTATCGAACACTGTGCGCTGGCGCCGCTGCCGGGCGAGGGCTCCTTCGCCGGCTCGATTCTGTCGCATGACTTCGTCGAGGCCGCGCTGATGCGCCGCGCCGGTTGGGGCGTCTGGATCGCCTACGACCTGCCGGGCAGCTACGAAGAACTGCCGCCTAACCTGCTGGACGAGCTGAAGCGCGACCGCCGCTGGTGCCACGGCAACCTGATGAACTTCCGCCTGTTCCTGGTGAAAGGCATGCACCCGGTGCACCGTGCGGTGTTCCTGACCGGCGTGATGTCGTATCTGTCCGCGCCGCTGTGGTTCATGTTCCTGGCGCTGTCCACCGCGCTGCAGGTGGTGCATACCCTGATGGAGCCGCAGTACTTCCTGCAGCCGCGCCAGCTGTTCCCGGTGTGGCCGCAGTGGCGGCCGGAGCTGGCGATAGCGCTGTTCTCCACCACTCTGGTGCTGCTGTTCCTGCCGAAGCTGCTGAGCATCGTGCTGATCTGGGCGAAGGGCGCGAAAGAGTACGGCGGCGCTTTCCGCCTGCTGATTTCCATGCTGATGGAAATGCTGTTCTCGGTGCTGCTGGCGCCGGTGCGCATGCTGTTCCATACCGTGTTCGTGGTCAGCGCCTTCCTCGGTTGGGAAGTGGTGTGGAATTCACCGCAGCGTGACGACGACGACACCCCGTGGGGCGAAGCGTTCAAACGCCACGGTTCGCAGATGCTGTTGGGGCTGGTGTGGGCCGGCGGCATGGCCTGGCTGGACCTGCGCTTCCTGTGGTGGCTGTCGCCGATCGTGTTCTCGCTGATCCTGTCGCCGTTCGTCTCGGTGTTGTCGAGCCGTGCAACCCTCGGCATGAAGAGCAAGCGCGCCAAGCTGTTCCTGATCCCGGAAGAATACTCGCCGCCGCGCGAACTGCTGGCGACGGAGGAGTATCTGAAGCTCAACCGCGAACGCGCTTTGGCCAACGGCTTTATGCATGCGGTGGTCAACCCGTCCTTCAATGCGCTGTCCACCGCGCTGGCGACGGCGCGGCACCATCTGCGCGCGGCGATCGAACGCAACCGCGAAGCGCGGGTGAACGAGGCGCTGGAACTGGGGCCGGAAAAACTGGTGAAGGGCAAACGCCTGGAGCTGCTGAGCGATCCGGTGGCGCTGTCGCGTCTGCACCAGCGCGTCTGGCTGCAGCCGGAAGGCGCCGCCTGGCGCGAGCACTACCGGCAGTTGCCGCATAACCCGCTGGCGCATCCGGCAGGGCAAGGCTAACCGCAGCATCCGCTGTTCCTGCGGGGAATGCGCCTGGCGCGTTCCCCGTTTTTTTTGCCCGTCGCTTACGGATTACTGACAAATCGCCGGCGTCAATCTATGGTAGAATTTGCGCGACGCGTTGTTTACTTCCTGAACAACCATGGCGAAGAGTCAATGTGGTGAAGCTCTCCTTTTTATTCCGTCTGGCCCTGTTGGCGGCCAGCCTGATGACCTTGTCCGGCTGCGGCAGCATCATCAGCCGTACCGTGCCCGGCGCCGGGCACGGCCATCAATATTATCCCGGCGTACAGTGGGATCTGCGCGATACGCCGTGGCGTTATATCACGGTGATAGACGTGCCGCTGTCGATGGTGGTGGATACCTTTATGCTGCCGTTCGACGCGCAGCATGGCCCGTATGAATAATCCGCATCAGCGGGTGGCGAATACCGCCGGCCGATAGCCTTTCTGGCCGCAACGGAAGGGCGCCAGCGCCGTCATGCCCAGCCCCTGCACCTGAGCCGCCGGCGAATGCGGGTTATCGTCGTCGATAAACAGCGCCCGACGTCAAAATCGGCGCGGGTTCGCGCCAGGACGGCGGCAAGCGGGCGCTCAGCGCTCATCCCACTCGTCGGCGGCCGCCTGACCCTCTTCGGTGTCCGGCGGCGGTTCGAGCAGGAAATCGCCTTCTTCCCATTCGTACAGGGTGTTTTCATCGATCCATTCGGCGGTGATTTCCACCTCGTCGTAATCGCCGTCAAAAATCGCCTGAGCGGCCGCGCCGCTGCGCAGCGTCAGGCACTCGACCGCCTCGCCTTCCTCTTCGAAGAATTCCGCCTGCCACATGATGTCGCCATCCAGCATCACGTATTTCTGCAGGTTGAACTGTTGCGGCACCGGCGGCTCGTCGCCATTGCCGCCTTCGGCGGTATCGATAAAGTCTTCGCGCGCTGCTTCGATGGCTTCTTCCAGGGTTGCATACAGGCTCATGTTCGCCTCCGTTGACGATGAGGGGGTAGGGGCCAGCGTCATGACAAACGTCAGAATTAATTGTTGCTTCACTGGCGCAGGATGCAAATTTTTTTGTTGTCCGTTTTGCGACGACGGTTGTCCGTTAGGCGGGCGCAGGGAAAGGCGCGGCGGGAAATAATGGCCCTAACGTTCAGCCCAGTCCCAGGAGAATTTTATGTTAATCGACCCTTCAGGCAAATATCGTCCCTTCCCGCCGGTGGCGTTGGCCGATCGGCAATGGCCGGGGCGCACCCTGCAGCAGGCGCCGCGCTGGTGTTCCAGCGATCTGCGCGACGGCAATCAGGCGCTGGCGGAGCCGATGGATAACGCCCGCAAACGCCAGTTTTATCGGCTGCTGCTGCAGTGCGGTTTTAAAGAGATTGAAGTGGCTTTTCCCTCGGCGTCGCAGACGGATTTCGATTTTGTGCGCGGGCTGATCGACGAACAGCTGATCCCGCACGACGTCAGCATTCAGGTGCTGACCCAGTCGCGGGACGATCTGATCGACCGCACCTTTGAGGCGCTGCAGGGCGTTCCGCGCGCCATCGTGCATTTGTATAACGCCACCGCCCCGATGTTTCGCGACATCGTGTTTCGCCAGGACAAGGCCGCCACCGTGGCGCTGGCGGTAAACGGCGCGCGGCGCATTCGCCGCCTGTGCGAACAGCAGCCGGAAACGGCCTGGACCTTTGAATATTCGCCGGAAACCTTCTGTTTTACCGAACTGGAGTTCGCGCTGGAAATTTGCGAAGCGGTGGCCGACGTCTGGCAGCCCGGCCCGCAGCGGCCGATGATCATCAACCTGCCGGCGACGGTGGAGGTCAGCACGCCCAACGTTTACGCCGATCAGATTGAATGGTTTTGCCGTCATTTCAGCCAGCGCGCGCAGGTGACAATCAGTGTGCATCCGCATAACGACCGCGGCACCGGGGTGGCCTGCGCCGAGCTGGCGCTGCTGGCGGGCGCCGACCGGGTGGAAGGCTGTCTGTTCGGCAACGGCGAGCGCACCGGCAACGTCGATTTGGTGACCTTGGCGCTCAATCTGTATACCCAGGGCGTGGCGCCGGGGCTGGATTTCAGCCGCTTAAAACAGGTGGTGGAGGTGGTGGAGCAATGCAATCAGCTGCCGGTGCATCCACGGCATCCCTATGCCGGTGAGCTGGTATTCACCGCGTTCTCCGGTTCTCACCAGGATGCGATCAAGAAAGGCTTCATCGCGCAGCAACAGCGGCAGGACGGGCTGTGGCAGGTGCCTTATCTGCCGCTCGATCCCGCCGACGTCGGCTGCAGCTATGAGGCGGTGATCCGGGTCAACAGCCAGTCCGGCAAAAGCGGCGCCGCCTGGTTGCTGGAGCAGAATCATGGGTTGTCGTTGCCGCGCGGGCTGCAAATCGATTTCAGCAAGCGGGTGCAACAGGCCACCGACGGCAGCGGCAAAGAGATGACCTCCGCGCAAGCATGGCGACTGTTTCGCGACAGCTATGGCCTGGTGGACCTGCCGCGGCTGCAGCTGCTGAGCTATCAAACGGAAAGCCACGGCGTCGAGGCTTACAGCTTCAGCGCCCGGGTGTTGTGGCAGGGGGAACAATTGCGGCTGTTGGGCGCCGGCAACGGGCTGCTTTCCAGCGCGGTGGATGCGCTGCGCCAGCGGTTTGGCCTGAGCCTGGCGATAGAAGACTATCATGAACATACGCTGGGGCATCAGAGCAGCAGCCGTGCGGTGGCCTATATTCGCTGCACCCTGGCGCACGGCGAGGCGGCCTATGGCGTCGGCATCGACGTCGACTCCGCCAGCGCCTCGCTGCAGGCGCTGTTCAACGTCGCCGGTCGCTATCTTGGGGCATCTTGCTGAAATATTCGCTGGGCGCTACGCCCAGCATGCGGCGAAACATGGCGCTGAAAGCGCTGGGGCTGTCGTAGCCGAGATCCAGCGCCACTTCCAGCACCGAATGCCCGGCCGCCAGCGCGTTCAGCGCCGCCAGCAGGCGGGCGCGGCGCACCCAGTCGCCAAAACGCAGGCCGGTTTCGCGCTGAAAGCGGCGCGACAGGGTGCGACCGCTAACGTTGAGATGAGCGGCCGCCTGTTCCAGCTCCCAGGGCTGCGCCAGCGTTTGCTGCATATGGCGGCACAGCGCCAGCAGGGGCGCATCGCGCGGCTCCGGCAAATGCAGCGGCAGAATGGGCAACACCCGCAGCTCATCCAGGATCAGTTCCATCACCCGCTCATCGCGGCCGCCCGGCGGATAGCCCGGCGCAATGTCCATCGCACTGATAATCAGCTCGCGCAGCAGCGGTGAGATTTGCACCACCTGACACTGCGCGGGCAGATCGGCGCGCGCCAGCGGATCGATAAACAGCGTTCTGGCCGCCACCTTGCCGGTGATGCGCAGGCTGTGCACCATTTGGGCCGGCAGCCAGACGCCGCGCCCGGGCGGGACCACCCAGCTGCCCAGCCGGGTATCGACCTGCACCACGCCGCTGAGGCTGTGGATCAGCTGCGCGCAGTTGTGATAGTGGTCGGGTTCGAAATCACCGTGCAGGTAGTCCTTGGCCAGCGGCCTGATCGTTTCGTCGGCCGGCAGGAAATCGTGAAACAGCAACATCGTCGGGCGGCCTCCGCAGGCTGGGGTAATAACGACAGCATGCCATGCGCCATGCCCCCGCACCAGCCTGTGGCGCAGGCGCGCCGCATTTCTTGTCAGGTAGTCAGCTTCCGCAGGGGGACAGGGTATATGTTGGCGCACTTTCGAAGATGTCGACGGCTATCGCGTGGTGTTGCAGCGCCAGGACTGGCCGCAGTAAAAAAGCCGGCGCATCAAGCGCCGGCTGCAGGGGACCAGCCTGGCTTCCGTCAGGCGCTGGTGAGCGGTTTCTGCTCGCTCTTGGTCTGGGTATTGGCCAGCATGCGGCGCACCGGCACGATCAGGACGATCAGCACGGCGGCGCAGATTAACAGCGCAATTGAGCAGCGGGCGAACAGGTCCGGCAGCATGTCCAACTGGTCGGCCTTGACGTGCCCGCCGATCAGGCCGGCCGCCAGGTTGCCCAGCGCGCTGGCGCAGAACCACAGGCCCATCATCTGGCCGCGCATTCTTTCCGGCGCCAGCAGGGTCATGGTGGCCAGGCCTATCGGGCTCAGGCAGAGCTCACCCAGCGTCAGCATCAGAATGCTGCCGACCAGCCACAGCGGCGATACGCCGGCGCCGCCGTTGCTCAGCACGTTCTGCGCGGCCAGCATCATCAGGCCGAAGCCGGCGGCGGCGAACAGAATGCCGATCACGAATTTGGTGATGCTACTCAGGCGCACCTTGTTGCGCGCCAGCGCCGGCCATGCCCAGCTGAATACCGGCGCCAGCAGGATGATGAACAGGGCGTTGATCGACTGGAACCAGACCGCCGGGATCTCGAAGCCACCGATCATGCGGTTGGTATAGTCGTTGGCAAACAGGTTGAACGAGGTCGGTTTCTGCTCAAACGCCGACCAGAAGAAGGCGGCGGAAACCAGCAGGATGAAGCACACCAGCAAACGCGCGCGCTCCTTGCGGCTCAGGCCGGCGAACACGAACAGGTAGATGAAGTACAGGGTGACCGACGCCGCGATCACGTACACCAGCGCGCTGGCGACCTCGACCGGGTTGATGACGATCACGCCCTGTGCGATCAGGGTGATTATCACCGCCACGCCCAGCGCCAGCGCCAGCAGCCAGGCGCCAACGCCGTTTTTCTTGGCGACCGGGCTGTTCCAGGTGGAGTCCAGGCCCACTTCGCGATCGTAGCGTTTCATCGCCGGCACCGCGAATACGCGGAAGATCACCAGCGCCACCAGCATTCCGATGCCGCCGATGCCGAAGCCCCAGTGCCAGCCGTGCGATTTAATCAGCCAGCCGGAAATCAACGGCGCAATGAACGAGCCCATGTTGATGCCCATGTAGAACAGCGAGAAGCCGCCGTCACGGCGCGCATCGCCTTTTTTGTACAGGGTGCCGACCATCACCGAGATGCAGGTCTTGAACAGGCCGGAGCCGAGCACGATGAACATCAGGCCGATAAAGAACAGGTTGTTGCCCATCACGGCGGAGAGGGCGATGGACAGGTGGCCGAGGGCGATCAGAATCGAACCGTACCACACCGCCTTGCGCTGGCCGAGCCAGTTATCCGCCAGCCAGCCGCCCGGCAGCGCGGCCAGGTACATGCTGCCGGCGAAGATGCCGACGATCGCCGAGGCGTTTTCGCGCGCCAGCCCCATGCCGCCGTCATAGACGGTGGCCGCCATAAACAGGATCAGTAACGGCCGAATGCCGTAAAACGAGAATCGCTCCCACATTTCGGTGAAAAACAGCGAGCCAAGCGGATAGGGGTGGCCGAAGAAGGTCCGGCTTTCTTGTTTGTTAACAGAGGATTGCATAACGTCTTCCCAATAAAGTGCGCCGCATTGCGGCAGCGGATACTGTGGTATGTATGTGTATTTAAGCAAGGCGATCCGCCCAATGCGGATTACCCGACAAAACCTCAGCCGCAGCGCCTGTAAACCGTGGAAAGCGCGCCGGCCATTTTTTCACTTAGCCGATGTTTTACATCTGGCGTGATATTATTTAACCATTTGATAACTGGATGATGGTTTTGTCTAGTCCCTGTATCCCATTTTTTAGATGAAAAGTCGACAAACATCTACTTTCTTGGTTTTTACGTTGGTTGCGACAGGAATATGATTGACAGCGGGTTTTATGCGCAGAAAGACAATTAACCTTTTATAAACAAAACGTTGGGATGGGATTTTTCTTAATGGAAGGAAAAGTCGCCGTCCGGAGGGAGGCATTGTTAAAAGTAGGGTAAACGGGCCATTGGCCCGTTCAAGGCAAGAAGCTGGTGATAAATTGGCCTATCGCTCTTCCTGCAGGGTGTCTTCACGCATCCGCGCCGGCCGGCGCTGCAGGCACCACCACGAATAAACGGCGTTGAACAACACCACCAGCGCGGTGACGCAAAATACCGCACGGAAGCCGTAGCTGGCGGAGACCGCCGCGCCGAGCAACGGGCCGCTGACGTTGCCCACGTCGCGGAACGACTGGTTATAGCTGAAGATGCGCCCGGCCACCTGATTGGTGCAGTTGTAAATCAGCAGCGTCTGCACCGCCGGCAGCAACGCGCCATCGGCGGCGCCCAGCAGGAAACGCAGCACGCCCAGCTGCCATGGGGTCTGGACAAAGGCCATCGGGATCAGCAGCAGCACCGATACGATCAGCATGAACACCAGGATCCGCTCGGGCCCGATGCGGTCGCCCAATTTGCCCAACCGGGGGGCGCTCATCAGCGCCGCGACGCCGGGCACCGACGCGATCAGGCCGCTGATAAACGCCAGATTGTGGGTGTCGCCGGCCAGGTCACGCACATACAGCGTCAGGATTGGCGCGATCGAACCGGTGGCGACCTGGATAATCATGGTGGTGACGAACAGGCTGAGGATCAGCTTTGGGCTTTTCAGCGACGCGAAGACCTGCCGCGCGTGCAGCATGTCTTTTTTCTGTACCGGGGTGAATTGCTCTTTAACGCACAGCAGCGTCAGCACAAAGCAGGCGAACAACACGGCGGCGGTGATATAGAACACCGGCCGCAGGCCGTACTGGTCGGCCAACAGCCCGCCGATCAGCGGGCCAATCAGCGCGCCGCTGACGCCGCCGGTGGACAGGGTACCCAGCGCCCAACCGCTGCGATTGCGCGGCACCTGGGTGGCGATCAGCGCGTTGGCGTTGGGGATAAAACCGCCGAGCAGCCCCAATACGGCGCGCAGGGCGAGAAACTGCCAGATATTCTGCGCCATGCCCATCAGCGCCATCACGATGGCCATGCCCAGCGCCGAACGCAGCAGCATCAGTTTGCGCCCGCGCCGATCCGCCAGGCCGCCCCAGAAGGGCGAGGCGATCGCCGAGAACAGGAAGGTGATGCTGAATACCAGCCCGGACCACATGTTCAGCGCCTGATGGCCGGTAACGCCCAGCGCCTCTACGTACAGCGGCAGGAACGGCATGATCAGGCTGAAGGCCGCACCGGTGAGGAAACACCCCAGCCAGGTGACGAAAAGGTTACGTTTCCAGTTAACAGGTTCTGACGCCGGAGCCATAAATTACCGCTGCTGAGAAGGTGGCGCGCTTTGCTCGCGGGCGAAGAGGAGGGCAAAGCGTGAAAGTTAGCCTGATAAGTATGCGCCTTAACGGCGGGGACGGCAATTGCAGGGCGGCATTTCGCAGGAAAATGAAATAAAGTTTTAATAATAAGTTATTAGCGGTATTCCGCGCTTAACGCGCGGAATTTATGGGTTTTTATAATCCGGCCAGGGCTTCGAACCCGGCGGCGGTGGTGGTGGCGCTGAAGTCCGTCACGTCGTAATGCGCGACGGCGTTAAACGGATCCTCGGCCAGAATGGCGTCCAGCCGCGCACGCTCAATGCCTTTGGCCAGGATCACGCCGCCGGTGCGCGGGTTCTTGCGGCCGGAGGCGACGAAGGTGCCGTCCTGGAAGTATTTCTTCAGCCAGGCGATGTGCCCGTCGAGATGGCTGTCGACTTCGCCGATAGGGCGGTGATAGGTCAGGTTTACAATGTACATAACGGCTCCCGGGTTAGCGCTGAGGGTTTTAACATCCCACCCTTGTCGCCGATTCTCAAGCCCCGCCGATCAAAAAAACCCGCCGGTCGGCGGGTTTGGGGTCAGTAGAGCGAAGGTTCGCCTTCCGGGCGGGTCTTGA
Proteins encoded in this region:
- the leuA gene encoding 2-isopropylmalate synthase, which codes for MLIDPSGKYRPFPPVALADRQWPGRTLQQAPRWCSSDLRDGNQALAEPMDNARKRQFYRLLLQCGFKEIEVAFPSASQTDFDFVRGLIDEQLIPHDVSIQVLTQSRDDLIDRTFEALQGVPRAIVHLYNATAPMFRDIVFRQDKAATVALAVNGARRIRRLCEQQPETAWTFEYSPETFCFTELEFALEICEAVADVWQPGPQRPMIINLPATVEVSTPNVYADQIEWFCRHFSQRAQVTISVHPHNDRGTGVACAELALLAGADRVEGCLFGNGERTGNVDLVTLALNLYTQGVAPGLDFSRLKQVVEVVEQCNQLPVHPRHPYAGELVFTAFSGSHQDAIKKGFIAQQQRQDGLWQVPYLPLDPADVGCSYEAVIRVNSQSGKSGAAWLLEQNHGLSLPRGLQIDFSKRVQQATDGSGKEMTSAQAWRLFRDSYGLVDLPRLQLLSYQTESHGVEAYSFSARVLWQGEQLRLLGAGNGLLSSAVDALRQRFGLSLAIEDYHEHTLGHQSSSRAVAYIRCTLAHGEAAYGVGIDVDSASASLQALFNVAGRYLGASC
- a CDS encoding MysB family protein, producing MSLYATLEEAIEAAREDFIDTAEGGNGDEPPVPQQFNLQKYVMLDGDIMWQAEFFEEEGEAVECLTLRSGAAAQAIFDGDYDEVEITAEWIDENTLYEWEEGDFLLEPPPDTEEGQAAADEWDER
- the mdoH gene encoding glucans biosynthesis glucosyltransferase MdoH, whose amino-acid sequence is MNKPTQSAQDYLAAMPLTAARSEALKPQPAADDALALEALHRQMGAADANVDSLPADDVALASVKTRIESAWPDAVSDDDFDTDPEGRTILKATPPIKRTSMFPEAWRTNPVARFWDSLLGRTPHNRHASKEEAAAENRWRAVGSMRRYVLLVLMLVQTGIATWYMKTILPYQGWALIDPLAMLDQDLMQSVLQLLPYVLQTGILILFAILFCWVSAGFWTALMGFLQLLIGKDKYSISSTIKGDEPINPAHRTALIMPICNEDVERVFAGLRATYESVAATGQLEHFDIYVLSDSYDPDICVAEQKAWMELCRDVDGHGRIFYRRRRRRVKRKSGNIDDFCRRWGGEYSYMVILDADSVMSGECLTGLVRLMEANPNAGIIQSAPKASGMDTLYARVQQFATRVYGPLFTAGLHFWQLGESHYWGHNAIIRVKPFIEHCALAPLPGEGSFAGSILSHDFVEAALMRRAGWGVWIAYDLPGSYEELPPNLLDELKRDRRWCHGNLMNFRLFLVKGMHPVHRAVFLTGVMSYLSAPLWFMFLALSTALQVVHTLMEPQYFLQPRQLFPVWPQWRPELAIALFSTTLVLLFLPKLLSIVLIWAKGAKEYGGAFRLLISMLMEMLFSVLLAPVRMLFHTVFVVSAFLGWEVVWNSPQRDDDDTPWGEAFKRHGSQMLLGLVWAGGMAWLDLRFLWWLSPIVFSLILSPFVSVLSSRATLGMKSKRAKLFLIPEEYSPPRELLATEEYLKLNRERALANGFMHAVVNPSFNALSTALATARHHLRAAIERNREARVNEALELGPEKLVKGKRLELLSDPVALSRLHQRVWLQPEGAAWREHYRQLPHNPLAHPAGQG
- a CDS encoding YceK/YidQ family lipoprotein, producing MTLSGCGSIISRTVPGAGHGHQYYPGVQWDLRDTPWRYITVIDVPLSMVVDTFMLPFDAQHGPYE
- a CDS encoding YciI family protein, which translates into the protein MYIVNLTYHRPIGEVDSHLDGHIAWLKKYFQDGTFVASGRKNPRTGGVILAKGIERARLDAILAEDPFNAVAHYDVTDFSATTTAAGFEALAGL
- a CDS encoding peptide MFS transporter, which codes for MQSSVNKQESRTFFGHPYPLGSLFFTEMWERFSFYGIRPLLILFMAATVYDGGMGLARENASAIVGIFAGSMYLAALPGGWLADNWLGQRKAVWYGSILIALGHLSIALSAVMGNNLFFIGLMFIVLGSGLFKTCISVMVGTLYKKGDARRDGGFSLFYMGINMGSFIAPLISGWLIKSHGWHWGFGIGGIGMLVALVIFRVFAVPAMKRYDREVGLDSTWNSPVAKKNGVGAWLLALALGVAVIITLIAQGVIVINPVEVASALVYVIAASVTLYFIYLFVFAGLSRKERARLLVCFILLVSAAFFWSAFEQKPTSFNLFANDYTNRMIGGFEIPAVWFQSINALFIILLAPVFSWAWPALARNKVRLSSITKFVIGILFAAAGFGLMMLAAQNVLSNGGAGVSPLWLVGSILMLTLGELCLSPIGLATMTLLAPERMRGQMMGLWFCASALGNLAAGLIGGHVKADQLDMLPDLFARCSIALLICAAVLIVLIVPVRRMLANTQTKSEQKPLTSA
- a CDS encoding AraC family transcriptional regulator → MLLFHDFLPADETIRPLAKDYLHGDFEPDHYHNCAQLIHSLSGVVQVDTRLGSWVVPPGRGVWLPAQMVHSLRITGKVAARTLFIDPLARADLPAQCQVVQISPLLRELIISAMDIAPGYPPGGRDERVMELILDELRVLPILPLHLPEPRDAPLLALCRHMQQTLAQPWELEQAAAHLNVSGRTLSRRFQRETGLRFGDWVRRARLLAALNALAAGHSVLEVALDLGYDSPSAFSAMFRRMLGVAPSEYFSKMPQDSDRRR
- the mdtG gene encoding multidrug efflux MFS transporter MdtG; translated protein: MAPASEPVNWKRNLFVTWLGCFLTGAAFSLIMPFLPLYVEALGVTGHQALNMWSGLVFSITFLFSAIASPFWGGLADRRGRKLMLLRSALGMAIVMALMGMAQNIWQFLALRAVLGLLGGFIPNANALIATQVPRNRSGWALGTLSTGGVSGALIGPLIGGLLADQYGLRPVFYITAAVLFACFVLTLLCVKEQFTPVQKKDMLHARQVFASLKSPKLILSLFVTTMIIQVATGSIAPILTLYVRDLAGDTHNLAFISGLIASVPGVAALMSAPRLGKLGDRIGPERILVFMLIVSVLLLIPMAFVQTPWQLGVLRFLLGAADGALLPAVQTLLIYNCTNQVAGRIFSYNQSFRDVGNVSGPLLGAAVSASYGFRAVFCVTALVVLFNAVYSWWCLQRRPARMREDTLQEER